From the Streptomyces nodosus genome, the window CTCCGCCTCCGGCACCGTGGCCGGGACGCGCCTGGCCGCCTACGCCCTCGGCACCGGGCAGGGATTCGTCCTGGGGGTCGCCGCCCCGCGACGCGACCCGGGCGACCACACCATCTCCTCGGTCGCGGCGGTCCTGCTGTCCCTGCTCACCGGCGAGCACCAGAGCGCCGGTGGCGCGGCGCGTTCCTCGGCGCTGGTCCGGCTGCTGCTCGGGGCCCCGCCCGAGGAGGTCGCACCTCTGCTCGGGGGCGACCGCTGGGTGGTGGTGCACGCCCGGCCGGCCGGGGATCGCCCCGCACCGGACGCGGTGGCCGCGGCATCGCTCGGCGCGGCGCTGGGCTCCACGCTCGTGGAGGTGAGCGACGCCGTGGTGCGCGTCCTGGTGCCCACCGAGCGGGAGCCTGCCGCGCAGCCGGGCTGGACGCTCGGGGTGAGCGCGCCGGTGGAGGCCGCGGGGTGGCCGGCGGCCGACGCACAGGCGTCCCGTGCGCTGGCCCGGGCCCGCGCGACCCGCACCCCGCTGTTGCGCCACGGTGAGCGCACGGGCCTGACCGACCTGGTCCCGCCCGCCCAGGCCGAGCTGCACGCCCGTACCCTGCTGGCACCGCTCGCCCAGGCCCCCGCGCTCGTCGAGACCCTGCGCAGCTGGCTCTCCCTGCACGGCAGCTGGGACCGCACGGCGGTGGCCCTGTCCGTGCACCGCAACACCGTCCGCCAGCGCATCGCACGCTGCGCCGCCTCGCTCGACGCCGACCTGGACGACCCGGATGTCCGCATGGAGCTGTGGTTCGCCCTGAAACAGACGGGGACGGTCTGACGGACGGGCGCTCCGGGTCCCCGAGTGACGCCCGTCCCACGGCGCGAAACAGCGGCTGACCCGGCGCGGCGCCCCGGCAGAATGGAGAGCATGCCGATACCCGGGACCCCCAGCCGCGCCGAGCTCGTCGACCACCTCGTCAGGACCCGTATCGCGGGCGATGTCGCCACTCCCCGCGAGAACAACCTCTCCCACTACCGCAAGCTGGCGAACGGCGACCGCCACTACTGGCTGGGCCTGGAACTCGGCGACCGCTGGGGCGACGAGCAGGACGTCCTCGCGGTGATGGCGGAGCGCTGCGGCGTCAGCGACGACCCCGAGCACCGTTACGGCCAGGACACCATCGACCCGGAGCTGACGGTCGACGCCCTGGACCGCCTCGCGGGCCGGCTGCGCAAGGCCGCCGACGGCGAGCAGCGCGTGCTGTTCGCCACCGGTCACCCCGGCGGGCTCCTGGATGTGCACCGTGCCACCGCCGCCGCGCTGCGGGCCGCCGGCTGCGAGATCGTCGTCATCCCGGACGGGCTGCGGACGGAGGAGGGGTATGTCTTCCAGTTCGCGGACGTCGCCGTGCTGGAGCACGGGGCCACCCTCTGGCACACCCACTCCCCCGAGCCGATGCGGGAGATCCTCAAGAGGCTGGAGCGCGAGGGCCGGCCGCTCCCCGATCTGGTGGTCGCCGACCACGGCTGGGCGGGGTGCGCGGGTCAGCTCGGCATCGACTCGGTCGGATACGCCGACTGCAACGACCCGGCGCTCTTCCTCGCCGAGGCCGAGGGCACCGTCCAGGTGACGGTCCCCCTCGACGACCATGTCACCAGCCCCCGCCACTACGACCCGCTCACGGCCTATCTCCTCAGCCGGGCGGGCCTGGCCTGACCGACGACCACCGTCCCGGCCCGCCGACGGTCCTCGGGGGCCCGGGACGGGGTCCCGGCCGGGTTCTCGCGGGCCTCAGCGCCGTAGGGACCTCACAGCCCCATGTCCTTGGCGATGATCGACTTCATGATCTCGCTGGTGCCGCCGTAGATGCGGTTCACGCGGTTGTCGGCGTACAGCCGGGCGATCGGGTATTCGTTCATATAGCCGTAGCCGCCGTGCAGCTGGAGGCAGCGGTCGATCACCCGATGGGCGACCTCGGTGCAGAACAGCTTGGCGCTCGCGGCCTCGGCCGGGGTCAGTTCGCCCGCGTCCAGCGCCTCCAGGGCACGGTCGGCGACCGCCTCGGCGGCGTCCACCTCGGCCTGGCAGGCGGCCAGTTCGAACTTGGTGTTCTGGAAGTGCGCGACCGGCTTGCCGAAGACGGTGCGCTCCTGCACGTACTGCTGTGCGAACCGGACCGCGGCCCTGGCCTGCGCATAGGCGCCGTAGGCGATGCCCCAGCGCTCGGAGGGCAGATTGGCGCCCAGGTAGGAGAAGCCCTTGTTCTCCTCGCCGAGCAGGTCCTCGAGCGGGACCTTGACGTCGACGAACGCCAGCTCGGCGGTGTCGGAGGTGCGCAGGCCGAGCTTGTCGAGCTTGCGGCCGACGGAGTAGCCCTCGGACCGGGTGTCGACGGCGAGCAGGGAGATCCCGTGGCGACGGTCCTCGGGCGTCGACGGGGAGGTGCGGGCGCAGACGATCACCCGGTCGGCGTGGACGCCCCCGGTGATGAAGGTCTTGGCGCCGTTGAGGACATAGTGCGTGCCGTCCTCGGAGAGCCTGGCGGTGGTCTTCATGCCCGCGAGGTCGGAGCCGGTGCCCGGCTCGGTCATCGCGATGGCCCACATCTCCTCGCCGGAGACGAACTTCGGCAGATAGCGCTTCTTCTGCTCGTCGGTGGCGAGCATCTTGAGGTACGGCAGGGCGAGCAGGACATGCACGCCTGACCCGCCGAAGGTGACGCCCGCGCGGGCGGTCTCCTCGTACTGGATGGCCTCGAACTTGTGTGTGTCCAGGCCGGCGCCGCCGTACTCCTCCGGCGCGTTGATACCGAACAGCCCCAGGTCGGCGAGCTTGTAGTAGAACTCGCGCGGCGCCTGACCGGCGGCAAGCCACTGGTCGTACACCGGTACGACCTCGGCCTCGATAAAGGCGCGAAGGGTCTCCCGGAACGCCTCATGATCCTCGTCGAACACCGTACGACGCACCCGCCACCTCCAGCTGCGGCCTGCCCAAGCGCCTGTCCAAGCGCTTGCTCAGCCCACGGTACCGGCGAGTACGAACAACCGTCCAGAGCAGTCGGCCCGTCACGCTCGTCACACATCGACCGGACCCTCCACCTCCCGCACCCCAGCGGTCCGGCCCACCATAAACATATCGAGCGACAATCACGTCAATGAATTCATCACAACCCGCTTTAAAGCTGGAATTACAAACCTCTGCTCCGATCAAGTGGACTCGTTTTCCAGCGCTCCACGAGCGGACAGAGACTTCACCGACCGGCCTACGATCACGTCCGGGAGAAACGACCCTCGAAAGGAGCCGGATCCCCATGCGTGCCCTTTCGGTGACCGAGGAACAAACCGAGGCCGGATCAAAAAAGCCCTTCTGGAGCTTCTGGAACGTCCTTGCCGTTTTCGCGGTGTCGGCGCTGTTCCATGTCGGGGTCGTTCTCTTCGTCCATCTGTCCAGTAACGGTCAGCCTCTTTATCCTGATGCCCGCCGCTATGAGCAGCAGAGCATGCTGATGGCCTTCGCCTGGCGTTATGAGTACGCCCACAGCCCGGACCAGATCGCCGGTTCGTCGTTCTGGGGTTACTCCGCCGCGATGGCCCTGTGCAGACTGCTGACGGGCGGCGGGTGGCTCGCCGCCAAGACGGCGCTGAGCCTGTTCGCGAGCACCGGCGCCCTCGCGGCCCATGGGCTGGCCACGCTCTCGGGGTGCGGCCGCAGACGGGCGACGGCGGTCGGTCTGATCGTGGGCACCAGTCCGAGCCTGCTGCTGTGGGACGCCTGGGGCCTCAAGGACGGCCTGATCACCGCCCTGCTCCTCTGGTCCCTTTTCCTTCTCCTCCGGGCACGCTTCACCCTCGCCTGCCTGACCGCCCTCGCCGGCATCCAGCTGTGCAGCTATCTGCGGGCCGCGGCGGCCATTTTTCTCGCGACCGCCCTGCTCACCCGCCTCCGGTTCCGTCGCGGATACCTCACGGGCCTGGTCGTGACCGCCGTTGCCGCTCTGGCGTTCGTCATCCCTCGTGCGACGACGCTGCTGGGTCTCGTCAGCGGACTGGAGATCGGGGCGGGGAACTATATCGACTTCTCCGGGGGATACGGCTCACGCAACCTGCTGAGCAATCCGCAGTACATCGCCCATTTTCTGTTCGGACCGTTCCCCTGGGCATTCGGGCCGGAGACCGCGACCCCGGGACGCTGGCTCTACCTCGGCACCACCGTCTGGATCGCGTCCCTCGTACTGATTCCCGTCGCGGTGAAGAAGGCATGGAAGGACACCGAGGGGGCCGGCCGAACGATGGTCCTGGCGTCGGCCGCGTACACCGCGACCTATCTGCTGAGCTTCGGCGCCGAGTTCTACCGGCAGCGCTCCGTGACCGAGTGCATGATGATGATCCTCATCGTGCTCTATGTACCGCTCTCCCCGGCCGCCGCGGCCGCCCGGGTGCTGATGTGGCTCTCGGTGGTCGCCGGTCTGGCCGTTCTGCAGGCGTCCTATCTGACGCCCACCGTGTGGAGCAAATGGCTGGCCGGCGGCGTGCTGTGCTGCATGCTGCTCACCGCTCTGGTCCGGACCCCGTTCGCACGGCTGAGACGCTGAACCGGCTGAACCGGCTGAACCACTGAACCGCCGAGATGCCGAGCCGCAGAGCCGCCGAGACGACGCCCGGTCACCCGGTCGCCCGGCCGTGAAACGAGCCCCCTCAGTCCGTCCCCGCCGCGGCGAAGGCCCCCCGCGCCATCCGGTGCAGCAGCCCGGCCATGACCTCGCGTCCGGGCAGCGCGCCGGGCCGCCCCAGATGCGGGGTCGAGTTGAGCAGTCCGAACACCGAGTGCACCGCGGAGCGGGCGCCGGGCTCCGTCAGATCCGGGTACAGCTCCCGGACGACCTCCACCCACAGCTCGACATACTGCCGCTGCAGCTGCCGTACGAGCTTGCGGTCGCTGTCCCGCAGGCGGTCCAGCTCCCGGTCGTGCAGGGTGATCAGGGGACGGTCGTCGAGCGCGAAGTCGATATGGCCCTCGATCAAGGAGTCGAGGACCACCTCGGGGTCCCGCCCGGCGCGCCCACCGGGCCCCCCGTCGGCCTCGGCGACCCGCCGCTTGGCCCCGGTCAGCAGCTGCCCGCTGATCCCCACCAGCAGCTCGGCGAGCATCGCGTCCTTGCCCGCGAAGTGCCGGTACAGACCGGGTCCGCTGATACCGACCGCGGCCCCTATCTCGTCGACCCCGACACCGTGGAAGCCGCGCTCGGCGAACAGCCGTGCGGCCTCCTTGAGGATCTGCTCGCGACGGGTGGATGCGTCGGTTCTCGTGGCCATGAAATCGATTCTAGACAGGATGGTTAGCGGTCGTTAACCTGAAGGAAATGCGTTAACGCTCATTAACAGCTGAGGGGACCGCAGGATGCAGGAGGCACCGGAGCTGACGAGCGTGGGGGCGGACCCCGCGTCGGAGGCCTGGCGGGCCAACGAGGCGGCGCACCGCGCGCTGGGCGAGGAGCTCCGCACCAGGCTGGCCGCGGCCCGGCTGGGCGGCGGCGAGAAGGCCCGGGCGCGGCACACCGCGCGCGGCAAGCTGCTGCCCCGCGACCGCGTGGACCGGCTGCTGGACACCGGCTCGCCGTTCCTTGAGCTGGCGCCCCTGGCCGCCGACGGGATGTACGACGGGCAGGCGCCGGCCGCCGGGGTGATCGCCGGGATCGGGCGGGTCAGCGGCCGCGAGTGCGTGATCGTCGCCAATGACGCCACGGTCAAGGGCGGCACCTACTACCCGATGACGGTGAAGAAGCATCTGCGGGCCCAGGAGGTGGCGCTGGAGAACCGCCTCCCCTGCATCTATCTCGTCGACTCCGGCGGAGCCTTCCTGCCCCTCCAGGACGAGGTCTTCCCGGACCGCGAGCACTTCGGGCGCATCTTCTACAACCAGGCGCGGATGTCGGGCGCCGGAATCCCGCAGATCGCTGCCGTCCTCGGGTCCTGCACGGCGGGCGGGGCGTATGTCCCGGCGATGAGCGACGAGGCCGTGATCGTGCGGAACCAGGGCACCATCTTCCTGGGCGGCCCACCCCTGGTGAAGGCGGCCACCGGCGAGGTGGTGACCGCCGAGGAGCTGGGCGGCGGCGAGGTCCACTCCCGGGTGTCCGGGGTGACCGACCATCTCGCGGAGGACGACGCGCACGCGCTGCGGATCGTCCGGACCATCGTCTCCACGCTCCCCGCGCGCGGGCCGCTGCCCTGGGAGGTCGTCCCCTCGGTGGAGCCGAAGCTGGACCCGTCGGGGCTGTACGGGGTGGTGCCGGTCGACTCCCGTACCCCCTATGACGCGCGCGAGGTCATCGGGCGAGTGGTGGACGGGTCGCGCTTCGCCGAGTTCAAGGCGGAGTTCGGGCAGACCCTGGTCACCGGCTTCGCCCGGATCCACGGCCACCCGGTGGGGATCGTCGCCAACAACGGCATCCTGTTCTCCGAGTCCGCCCAGAAGGGCGCCCACTTCATCGAGCTGTGCGACCAGCGCGGCATCCCGCTGGTGTTCCTCCAGAACATCTCGGGCTTCATGGTGGGCCGCGACTACGAGGCCGGTGGCATCGCCAAGCACGGCGCCAAGATGGTCACGGCGGTCGCCTGCACCCGGGTGCCCAAGCTCACCGTGGTCGTCGGCGGCTCCTTCGGCGCGGGCAACTACTCGATGTGCGGCCGCGCCTATTCACCGCGCTTCCTGTGGATGTGGCCCAACGCCAAGATCTCGGTGATGGGCGGCGAACAGGCCGCCTCGGTGCTCGCGACCGTCAAGCGCGACCAGTTCGAGGCGCGCGGGGAGTCCTGGCCCCTGGAGGACGAGGAGGACTTCAAGTCCCCGATCCGCGCCCAGTACGAACACCAGGGGAACGCCTACTACGCGACGGCCCGCCTGTGGGACGACGGCGTGATCGACCCGATGGAGACCCGGCAGGTGCTGGGTCTGGCCTTGACCGCCTGCGCCAACGCCCCCCTGGGCGAACCCGGCTTCGGCGTCTTCCGGATGTGAGGGGATCCATGTTTGACACGGTGCTCGTGGCCAACCGGGGCGAGATCGCGGTCCGGGTCGTCCGCACCCTGCGCGCGCTCGGGGTGCGTTCGGTGGCCGTCTTCTCCGACGCGGACGCCGACGCCCGGCACGTCCGGGAGGCCGACACGGCGGTACGGATCGGACCGGCGCCCGCAGCCGAGAGCTATCTGTCCGTCGAGCGGCTCCTCGCGGCGGCGGCCCGCACCGGCGCCCAGGCGGTGCACCCGGGATACGGCTTCCTCGCGGAGAACGCCGCCTTCGCGAAGGCGTGCGCGGAGGCGGGGCTGGTCTTCATCGGGCCGCCCGCCGAGGCGATCTCCCTCATGGGCGACAAGATCCGCGCCAAGGAGACGGTGCGGGCGGCCGGGGTGCCGGTCGTCCCGGGCTCCGACGGCAGCGGGCTGACGGACGAGCAGCTGGCCGAGGCGGCCCACACCATCGGCATGCCGGTGCTGCTGAAGCCGAGCGCCGGCGGGGGCGGCAAGGGCATGCGGCTGGTGCGGGAGCCGGAGCGGCTGGCCGAGGAGATCGCCGCGGCCCGCCGTGAGGCCCGCGCCTCCTTCGGCGACGACACGCTCCTGGTCGAGCGCTGGATCGACCGGCCCCGGCATATCGAGATCCAGGTCCTGGCCGACTCCCACGGGAACGTGGTGCATCTGGGCGAGCGCGAGTGCTCCCTCCAGCGCCGCCACCAGAAGCTCATCGAGGAGGCGCCCAGTGTGTTCCTCGACGAGGCCACCCGTGCGGCGATGGGCGAGGCGGCGGTCCAGGCGGCCCGCTCCTGCGGCTACCGGGGCGCGGGCACGGTGGAGTTCATCGTCCCGGGCAACGACCCCTCCGCCTATTACTTCATGGAGATGAACACCCGCCTCCAGGTGGAACACCCGGTCACCGAGCTGGTCACCGGCCTGGACCTGGTGGAATGGCAGCTGCGGGTGGCGGCGGGCGAGCCGCTGTCCTTCGGGCAGGACGACATCACGCTCACCGGGCACGCCGTGGAGGCGCGGATCTGCGCCGAGGACCCCGCCCGCGGCTTCCTCCCCTCCGGCGGCACGGTGCTCGCGCTGCACGAACCGGGGGGCGACGGCCTCCGCACCGACTCGGGCCTGTCCGAGGGCACCGAGGTCGGCAGCCTCTACGACCCGATGCTGTCCAAGGTCATCGCCCACGGCCCCGACCGGGCGACCGCGCTGCGCAGACTGCGCGCGGCCCTCGGGGAGACCGTCACCCTGGGCGTGGGGACCAACGCCGGTTTTCTGCGCCGGCTGCTGGCCCATCCCGCGGTCGTGGCGGGCGAACTGGACACCGGGCTGGTGGAACGCGAGGCGGACGGCCTCATCCCGGAGGGGGTGCCGGAGGAGGTGTACGAGGCCGCCGCCGCCGTGCGCCTGGACGCACTGCGGCCCCGGGGCGAGGGCTGGACCGACCCGTTCTCGGTGCCGGACGGCTGGCGCCTCGGCGGCGAGCCCGCGCCCCTGTCCTTCCCCCTGCGGGTGTCCGAACCGGTGGAGTACTCCCCCCGGGGCACCCACACGGTCACCGAGGACCGGGTGTCCGTGGTGCTGGACGGGGTGCGGCACACCTTCCACCGCGCCGCCGACTGGCTCGGCCGGGACGGCGACGCCTGGCAGGTGCGCGACCATGACCCGGTCGCCGCCTCGCTCACCGGCGCCGCCCGAGCCGGCACCGACTCGCTGACCGCGCCCATGCCCGGCACGGTCACCGTGGTGAAGGTCGCCGTCGGGGACGAGGTGGCCGCAGGGCAGAGCCTGCTGGTGGTCGAGGCGATGAAGATGGAGCACGTCATCTCCGCGCCGCACGCCGGGACCGTCGCCGAACTCGACGTCACCCCGGGCACCACGGTGGTCATGGACCAGGTGCTGGCCGTGATCACCCCGCACGAGGAGCACACGGAGGCGGAGCGATGACCGCTCAGGGACTGCCCATGGTCGTGCCGTCCGAGGACCTGCCTCCCCGGGTCAGGATCCATGAGGTCGGCGCGCGCGACGGACTGCAGAACGAGCAGCGCACCGTCCCGACGGAGGTCAAGGCGGAGTTCATCCGCCGGCTCGCCGCCGCGGGTCTGTCCACCATCGAGGCCACCAGCTTCGTCCACCCCAAGTGGGTGCCCCAGCTCGCCGACGCGGAAGAGCTCTTCCCGATCGTCAGCGAACTGCCGGTGGCGCTCCCCGTCCTGGTGCCCAACGAACGGGGCCTGGACCGCGCCCTCGCGCTGGGCGTCCGCCGGATCGCCGTCTTCGCCAGCGCCACCGAGTCCTTCGCCCGGGCCAACCTCAACCGCACGGTGGACGAGGCCCTGTCGATGTTCGAGCCGGTGGTGCGGCGCGCCAAGGACCACAAGGTGCATGTCCGCGGCTATCTGTCCATGTGCTTCGGCGACCCCTGGGAGGGCCCGGTCCCCATCCATCAGGTGGTCCGGGTCAGCAAGGCCCTGATGGACATGGGCTGCGACGAGCTGAGCCTGGGCGACACCATCGGCGTGGCGACCCCGGGCCATGTCCTGGACCTGCTGTCCGAGCTCAACGAGGAGCGGGTGCCCACCAGTGCGATCGGCGTGCACTTCCACGACACCTACGGACAGGCCCTCGCCAACACCCTGGCGGCACTCCAGCACGGCGTGACCACCGTCGACGCCTCCGCGGGCGGCCTCGGCGGCTGCCCGTACGCCAAGTCCGCCACCGGCAACCTCGCCACCGAAGACCTCGTGTGGATGCTTCAGGGCCTCGGTATCGACACCGGGGTCGACCTCGAGCGGCTCACCGCCACAAGCGTGTGGATGGCCGCCCATCTGGACCGGCCCAGCCCGTCCCGTACCGTCCGCGCCCTCTCCCACAAGGAGTGACCCATGGACCACCGCCTCTCCCCCGAACTGGAAGAACTCCGCCGCACGGTCGAGGAGTTCGCGCATGACGTCGTGGCACCCAAGATCGGTGACTTCTACGAACGCCATGAGTTCCCCTATGAGATCGTCCGCGAGATGGGCCGCATGGGCCTGTTCGGGCTGCCGTTCCCTGAGGAGTACGGCGGCATGGGCGGCGACTATCTGGCCCTGAGCATCGCCCTGGAGGAGCTGGCCCGGGTGGACTCCTCGGTGGCCATCACCCTGGAGGCGGGCGTCTCCCTGGGCGCGATGCCGATCCATCTCTTCGGCACCGAGGAGCAGAAGCGGGAGTGGCTTCCGCGGCTGAGCTCCGGCGAGATCCTGGGCGCCTTCGGCCTCACCGAACCGGACGGCGGCTCGGACGCGGGCGCCACCCGCACCACGGCCCGGCTGGACCCGGAGACCGACGAATGGGTGATCAACGGCACCAAGTGCTTCATCACCAACTCGGGCACGGACATCACGGGTCTGGTGACGGTCACGGCGGTCACCGGCCGCAAGGAGGACGGCCGCCCGCTGATCTCCTCGATCATCGTCCCCTCCGGCACCCCCGGCTTCACCGTGGCCGCCCCGTACTCCAAGGTCGGCTGGAACGCCTCGGACACCCGTGAGCTGTCCTTCGTGGACGTCCGGGTCCCGGCCGCCAATCTGCTGGGCGAGGAGGGCCGCGGCTACGCCCAGTTCCTGCGCATCCTGGACGAGGGCCGGGTGGCGATCTCGGCGCTGGCCACCGGTCTGGCCCAGGGCTGTGTGGACGAGTCGGTGAAGTACGCCAAGGAGCGGCACGCCTTCGGCACCAACATCGGCTCCTACCAGGCCATTCAGTTCAAGATCGCGGACATGGAGATGAAGGCGCACACGGCCCGCCTGGCCTGGCGCGACGCCGCCTCCCGTCTGGTGGCGGGCGAGCCCTTCAAGAAGGAGGCGGCCCTGGCGAAGCTCTACTCCTCCACGATCGCGGTCGACAACGCCCGCGACGCCACCCAGATCCACGGCGGCTACGGCTTCATGAACGAGTACCCGGTGGCCCGGATGTGGCGCGACTCCAAGATCCTGGAGATCGGCGAGGGCACCAGCGAGGTCCAGCGCATGCTGATCGCCCGCGAACTGGGCCTCACGGGCTGAACCACCCCTCCCCCGGCCCGCGCCCTCCCGGCGCGGGCCGGACACCCCACCGGTGTACCCGCCGGAAGTCCCACCCCACGAACGCGTCCGACCCCCGGGCCGATTAATCCATGCCCTCCCGACGACGCCCCGTCGCATACTCAGGACGTGATCTCCAAGGAGCGCGCCGTCCAGTTGGTGGAGGAGCTGCTGTCGAAAGAACAGCAGGGGTCACCATGGCTTCCGGAAGTCGCCGTCCACCATGTGAAGAAGCATGCCTTCGGGTGGCTGTTCGTCTGTCAGTCGGTGGAGTACGTCCGCAGCGGTGACCCCGCGCACCTGCTGGTGGGGTCCGGTCCCTATCTGGTGGACGGGCAGGACGGGAGCATCCACCACATTCCCGTCACCACCTACCACCACGAGGACTGGGAGCAGCTCTACCTCCAGCAGATCAAGGGCGTCAGACCGCCCGACCCGCTGCTCGCGGCCGTCCGGACGCTGGTGCGCCACGACGGCACCGTGGCCGCCCTGCGCCATCTGCGCGGGCAGGCCCCACGGTTGACCCCGGGGCAGGCGAAGGCCTATGTCGTGGCCCTGCGGAACGGGGCCGAACCCCCGGAAGAACTGGTGCGCCTCACTCGGGAGGAAGAGCGGTGCCCGCCCTTGCCCATCGAGACACTGGCCGGACCTGTCCGATAACCGGTCGCCTCGGGTGAATCGGACAGGGCCACGGCCGCGGGGCGCGGCGCTTCAGGGACCCACTCCCTGGACAGAAAATGAGGTTAGGCTAACCTATCTCGGAGCTCGTCCCCGGCGGACTCCGCCCTGTTCGAAAGCAGACCTCATGTCCCACGTCCGTGCCCCCCGTCTCACCCGCCGTGGCATCCTCGCCGCCGGCGGTGCTCTCGGCCTCGGTGCCGCGCTCGCGGCCTGCGGCGACGACAAGACGCAAAGCGGCGGCTCGGACGGCGCGACGACGGCGGCCTCCGGCCCCTGGTCCTTCAAGGACGACCGGGGCCAGACCGCGAAGACGGACAGGACCCCGTCGAGCATCGTGGCGTTCGTGGGCGTCGCCGCCGCCCTGCACGACTACGGCGTCGCGGTGAAGGGCGTCTTCGGGCCGACCACGACCAAGGACGGCAAGGCCGATGTCCAGGCCGGCGACCTCGATGTCTCCAAGCTCACGGTCCTCGGCAACGAGTGGGGCCAGTTCAACATCGAGAAGTACGCGGCCCTCGCGCCCGATCTCCTCGTCAGCACCATGTTCGACGACGCCGGGACCCTGTGGTACGTCCCGGAGGAGTTGAAGAAGAAGATCCTCGCGGTCGGCGCCCCGAGCGTCGGGATCTCCGTCTACGACCGCCAGTTGACCGAGCCGCTGCAGCGCATGCTGGAGCTCGCGAAGTCACTCGGCGCGGACGCCTCCTCCGCGAAGATCACCCAGGCGAAGAAGCGGTTCGAGGACGCGGCGGCCCGGCTGCGCGCGGCCACCAAGGCCAAGCCCGGCATCAAGGTGCTGGTCGGCTCCGCGAGCCAGGACATCTTCTATGTCTCCGGCTCCAACCTGTCCGTCGACCTGGAGTACTTCAAGGCACTCGGGGTGAACTTCGTCGAGCCCTCCGCCTCCGCCCTCAAGGCGAGCGGCGGCTGGTTCGAGAACCTGAGCTGGGAGAACGTCGACAAGTACCAGGCCGACGTCATCATGATGGACAACCGCTCCTCGGCCGTCCAGCCCGCCGACATCACCGAGGCGACCTGGAAGAAGCTCCCCGCGGTCAAGGCGGGCCAGGTCATCCCCCGCGACGCCGAGCCCATCCTGTCGTACGACAAGTGCGCCCCGCTGCTCGAGAACCTCGCCGAGGCGATCGAGAAGGCGAAGAAGGTCAGCTGACACCCCCGGGGCCCACACCCCCCCGGCACGCCCCCCCCCACACACACAATCCGCCCCCTGACGATGACTCGGGAGCACATATGACGACGGCCGTGGCCGCCCCGTTCCGCTTCTTCTCCCTCCAGGTCGTGCGGACGAGGCGGCTCGGCCCGTCCGTCGTCCGGGTCAGCTTCGCGGGGGACGATCTGCGGGCGTTCCGCTCCGACGGGCACGACCAGAGCCTGTCGCTCTTTCTGCCGCATCCCGGCCAGAGCGAGCCGGCCGTTCCCGTCGAGCTGGGCGATGCCTGGTGGCAGGGCTGGCGCGAACTCCCCGACGACGTACGGGCGGTGATGCGCTCGTACACCCTGCGGGCGCTGCGGCGCGACCCCGACGAGATCGACATCGACTTTGTGCTGCACGGTGTGGAGCCGGGTGCCGCC encodes:
- a CDS encoding acyl-CoA dehydrogenase family protein, with translation MRRTVFDEDHEAFRETLRAFIEAEVVPVYDQWLAAGQAPREFYYKLADLGLFGINAPEEYGGAGLDTHKFEAIQYEETARAGVTFGGSGVHVLLALPYLKMLATDEQKKRYLPKFVSGEEMWAIAMTEPGTGSDLAGMKTTARLSEDGTHYVLNGAKTFITGGVHADRVIVCARTSPSTPEDRRHGISLLAVDTRSEGYSVGRKLDKLGLRTSDTAELAFVDVKVPLEDLLGEENKGFSYLGANLPSERWGIAYGAYAQARAAVRFAQQYVQERTVFGKPVAHFQNTKFELAACQAEVDAAEAVADRALEALDAGELTPAEAASAKLFCTEVAHRVIDRCLQLHGGYGYMNEYPIARLYADNRVNRIYGGTSEIMKSIIAKDMGL
- a CDS encoding carboxyl transferase domain-containing protein produces the protein MQEAPELTSVGADPASEAWRANEAAHRALGEELRTRLAAARLGGGEKARARHTARGKLLPRDRVDRLLDTGSPFLELAPLAADGMYDGQAPAAGVIAGIGRVSGRECVIVANDATVKGGTYYPMTVKKHLRAQEVALENRLPCIYLVDSGGAFLPLQDEVFPDREHFGRIFYNQARMSGAGIPQIAAVLGSCTAGGAYVPAMSDEAVIVRNQGTIFLGGPPLVKAATGEVVTAEELGGGEVHSRVSGVTDHLAEDDAHALRIVRTIVSTLPARGPLPWEVVPSVEPKLDPSGLYGVVPVDSRTPYDAREVIGRVVDGSRFAEFKAEFGQTLVTGFARIHGHPVGIVANNGILFSESAQKGAHFIELCDQRGIPLVFLQNISGFMVGRDYEAGGIAKHGAKMVTAVACTRVPKLTVVVGGSFGAGNYSMCGRAYSPRFLWMWPNAKISVMGGEQAASVLATVKRDQFEARGESWPLEDEEDFKSPIRAQYEHQGNAYYATARLWDDGVIDPMETRQVLGLALTACANAPLGEPGFGVFRM
- a CDS encoding phosphatase → MPIPGTPSRAELVDHLVRTRIAGDVATPRENNLSHYRKLANGDRHYWLGLELGDRWGDEQDVLAVMAERCGVSDDPEHRYGQDTIDPELTVDALDRLAGRLRKAADGEQRVLFATGHPGGLLDVHRATAAALRAAGCEIVVIPDGLRTEEGYVFQFADVAVLEHGATLWHTHSPEPMREILKRLEREGRPLPDLVVADHGWAGCAGQLGIDSVGYADCNDPALFLAEAEGTVQVTVPLDDHVTSPRHYDPLTAYLLSRAGLA
- a CDS encoding acetyl-CoA carboxylase biotin carboxylase subunit; translated protein: MFDTVLVANRGEIAVRVVRTLRALGVRSVAVFSDADADARHVREADTAVRIGPAPAAESYLSVERLLAAAARTGAQAVHPGYGFLAENAAFAKACAEAGLVFIGPPAEAISLMGDKIRAKETVRAAGVPVVPGSDGSGLTDEQLAEAAHTIGMPVLLKPSAGGGGKGMRLVREPERLAEEIAAARREARASFGDDTLLVERWIDRPRHIEIQVLADSHGNVVHLGERECSLQRRHQKLIEEAPSVFLDEATRAAMGEAAVQAARSCGYRGAGTVEFIVPGNDPSAYYFMEMNTRLQVEHPVTELVTGLDLVEWQLRVAAGEPLSFGQDDITLTGHAVEARICAEDPARGFLPSGGTVLALHEPGGDGLRTDSGLSEGTEVGSLYDPMLSKVIAHGPDRATALRRLRAALGETVTLGVGTNAGFLRRLLAHPAVVAGELDTGLVEREADGLIPEGVPEEVYEAAAAVRLDALRPRGEGWTDPFSVPDGWRLGGEPAPLSFPLRVSEPVEYSPRGTHTVTEDRVSVVLDGVRHTFHRAADWLGRDGDAWQVRDHDPVAASLTGAARAGTDSLTAPMPGTVTVVKVAVGDEVAAGQSLLVVEAMKMEHVISAPHAGTVAELDVTPGTTVVMDQVLAVITPHEEHTEAER
- a CDS encoding SACE_7040 family transcriptional regulator, which gives rise to MATRTDASTRREQILKEAARLFAERGFHGVGVDEIGAAVGISGPGLYRHFAGKDAMLAELLVGISGQLLTGAKRRVAEADGGPGGRAGRDPEVVLDSLIEGHIDFALDDRPLITLHDRELDRLRDSDRKLVRQLQRQYVELWVEVVRELYPDLTEPGARSAVHSVFGLLNSTPHLGRPGALPGREVMAGLLHRMARGAFAAAGTD
- a CDS encoding hydroxymethylglutaryl-CoA lyase; protein product: MTAQGLPMVVPSEDLPPRVRIHEVGARDGLQNEQRTVPTEVKAEFIRRLAAAGLSTIEATSFVHPKWVPQLADAEELFPIVSELPVALPVLVPNERGLDRALALGVRRIAVFASATESFARANLNRTVDEALSMFEPVVRRAKDHKVHVRGYLSMCFGDPWEGPVPIHQVVRVSKALMDMGCDELSLGDTIGVATPGHVLDLLSELNEERVPTSAIGVHFHDTYGQALANTLAALQHGVTTVDASAGGLGGCPYAKSATGNLATEDLVWMLQGLGIDTGVDLERLTATSVWMAAHLDRPSPSRTVRALSHKE